A window of Micromonospora eburnea genomic DNA:
GCGGCTGGTGCCCTTGGCGCCGACGGTCCGCCACGCCGGCGCGAGCGCGGTCGGATCCTGCCCGGCCGGCAGGCTGTCGGCGAACAGGCTGCGGTTGAGGTACGTGGTCTGCGACAGCTCGTTCTCCTGCACCGTCGTCGCGGTGATCCGCAGGTACGGCTCCCGGCTGTAGCCGAGCACGATCACCTCGGCCGGCCCGGCGTTGGTGATCTCGATCCACTCACCGCCCGGGTCGACGCGTACCTCCACGCCAGGCGGTTGCGGTGTGACGGCGGTCAGGTCGGTCCGGTAGTAGGCCGCGTCGGGAATCGGTTGCCCGCCGCCGTGTCCGGCGACCGGCGCCGCCTGACCAGCCACCACGGCGATGACGGCACCCAGCACGGCTACGACTCTGCGCGACCACCTGCCCACGGACGTGATTCTGGCCGGCATCTCGCCCACGCGGTCCGTTCATGAACGGAATGTCATCGACCGGCTCGTATCCGGGCCGTCGGTGTCCCGGCCTGAACGTCGGGGCGGCGGCGGTCGGGTCACCGGCGCCGGGCCCACCGCCTCAGCGCGTAGCCCACGGCGCTGGCCAGGAACAGGGCGGCCGTGGCGAGCAGCCAGCGGACGAGGAACGGCCGCTGGTCCTGCCCGGACGCGGCCAGATAGGCCGGCGCGTCCAGTCGGAGGATGCCGGGCAGAAAGACGAGGAACAGCAGCCCCGAGGCCAGGGCCGGCACGCGGACGTGGTTCAGCGGCGACGGGCCCACCGACGGCACGACGCGGGTGCCCGGCGCGTGCCGCAGCACCGCGTCGGCCAGCCCGTAGACCGGGAACAGCACGAGGTCGTGGGCGATCGCCGCGCCGACGAACCAGATCAGCATCCGGCCGGCGGCCGGCTCCGCGGCGAGCCGCAACGCCACCCACCCGGTGACGGCGAAGGCCCCGACGAGCAGCAGCAGGTGCCCGAGCGGCGCCCCGTACGCCGACCGGAACCGGGCCGCGAGGTCAGCCACCCGTACGCCCCCGGAACTCGATCTCCGTGACCCACTTCGTGCAGTGCACCCCGGGCAGGGCCGGGACGATGACCCGCGCCGGGTAACCGTGGTCGAGGGTGAGATCGACTCCGTTGACCCGCAGCGCGAGCAGGGCGTCCGCGTCGTGGACCTGGTTGGCCTGGAGGGTCGCCTGCCGGAACAGTCCCGCCTTCTCCAGCGAACGGACGTGCGCCGCGCCGATCCGGCCCGCCCTGACGTGCGCGGCGAGGTCCCGCAGCCGTACGCCGGACCAGGTCTGCACGGTTGACCACCCCTCCACGCAGGCGATCGGCAGCGTGACGGTGTGCTGGGCCATGGCCAGCAGGCCGGCGCGGTCCACGGTGACGGCGCGCCCGTTCGCCCGCAGGGTGAGCCGCCAGCCCGGCCCGGTGTCCGCGGCCTGGACGCCGGCGGCGGCCGCGGTCCGGTTGACCGGGAACCCGGTCGGGCCGCCGCCCGGCTGCCGGCCCCGGGGCAGCAGCAGCGCGGTACGTCGCCAGGGCCCGTCGAGGTGCTGCCCCACGGTGAGCGCGGCGAGCAGCAGCGACAGGCCGCCGACCAGCGCGAGCGCGCCGCGCCGGCTCGTCGTGGCCGGCCGAGGTCGGGCGGCCACCAACCCGTCCGGGTCGGGCGGCTCGGGCCGGGTCGCCGCGCGGCCGGTGGCCAGCTCCCGACGCAGCGGACGGGATCGCAGCGCGGTGAGCATCCGCCGCGACCTGAGCGCCACGTGCGCGACCAGCGCGGCGACGAACACCCAGGCGCCGAAGTAGTGGGCGGTGTAGAAGTCGAAGCCGAACAGGTACGCGTACTGGATGTCGAGCAGGCCGGTGGCGATCTCGAACAGGATCCCGCCGACCAGCAGGAGCAGGGACAGCCGTTCCAGCACCTGCGCCACCGAGCGGGCCGGCGGCCAGTCGAACAGCTTCGGCAGCACCGACCAGAGTTTGGCCAGCACGACCGGGACCAGCGTGATCCCGAGCCCCACGTGCACGCCCTGGGTGAGACGGAACAGCCAGGAAGGGCGGGTCGGCCAGTCGAACGGCGGCAGTCGCAGCCACCCGACGTCGCGCGGGTACGCCTGACCGAACCGCGGGGCGTAGGCGACGTAGTCCAGCAGTCCGGTGAGGAACACCAGCGGCAGGCCGACGAGCAGGACCACCGCGAACACCGAGGTGAGCCACGGGCCGCGCAGCGGGCTGCGCCATCGCCGGTTCGCCGTCGCGGCGCCGGGCGGCGGATGCTCGGCCAGGACCGCCCACCACCGCCGGGGGAAACCGTAGCCTGGACGGCCGCGCGGGGCACGCCTCGGCCCGGCCGGCGAATCCCCGGCCGGGGGAGTGCTCTGCGCGTTCACCGGTTCTCCTCACGGCCGCGACGGCGGGACGCCCGGTCCCTCTCCGGCAGGTTACGGGCGGCGCCGCCGGGCGGGCCTGGATTGCCGGGATTACGGAAGCCCCGCGCACGTGTTGCGAGGTCCTTACGGCTTCGTCGACCCGGCCCGCCGGGCCCGTCCGCCGACCTACCCTGACCCGCATGCGGATACTGGTCACCGGCGCGGCCGGTTTCATCGGGTCGCAGGTCGCCGACCTGCTCGCCGTCGAGGGGCACGAGGTGGTGGCGCTGGACGCGCTGCTGCCCCAGGCACACGGTGGTGAGCTGCCGGAGTGGTCCCGGCGGCACGCCCCGGTGGTCGGTGACGTGCGTGATCCCGGCCTGCTCGACCGGCTGCTGCCCGGGGTCGACGCGGTGTGCCACCAGGCCGCCATGGTCGGGCACGGGATCGACCCGTCGGACGCCCCCGGGTACGCCAGCCACAACGACTACGGCACCGCGGTGCTGCTGGCCGCCATGCACCGGGCCGGGGTGCGCCGGCTGGTGCTGGCCAGCTCCATGGTGGTCTACGGCGAGGGGCGCTACGAGTGCGCCCGGCACCGGGTCGTCCGACCCGCTCCGCGGCGCCCCGCCGACCTGGCCGCCGGCCGCTACGACCCGACCTGCCCCGAGTGCGCCGGCACGCTCACCCCTGTCCTGGTGCGCGAGGATGCCCCGCTGGAGCCGCGCAGCACGTACGCGGCCAGCAAACTCGCCCAGGAACACCTGGCCGGAGCCTGGGCGCGGCAGACCGGTGGCGAGGTGTGGGCGCTGCGCTACCACAACGTCTACGGGCCCCGCATGCCCCGCGACACCCCGTACGCCGGGGTGGCGTCGATCTTCCGGTCCGAACTCGCGGCGGGCCGGCCGCCCAGGGTCCTCGAGGACGGCCGGCAACGGCGCGACTTCGTCCACGTCACCGACGTGGCGCGCGCCAATCTGCTGGCCCTGGCCGCACCGTCGCCGGAGCCCCTGGTGCCGGTGAACGTCTGCTCCGGCGAACCGCGGACCGTCGGTGACCTGGCCGCCGCCCTGGCCGCCGCGATGGCCGGCCCGGCGCCGCTGATCGTCGGCGGCGCCCGCGCCGCCGACGTGCGGCACGTCGTCGCCGACCCGCGCCGGGCGACCGAACTGCTCGGCTACACCGCCCGGATCGGGTTCGCCGACGGGATCGCCGCCTTCGCCACCGACCCGCTGCGCGAACCGGCGGCGCTGCCCGCCTGACCGCCCGCGCCGCCGGCCGGCGTCCGGTCAGGAGACCGTGAACAGCAGGTGGTTTACCGCGAGGGCGGTCGCCGCCTGCCCGGCCAGCCACCAGCGGCGGGTCGCCGGCGGCAGCTGGGCGGCGGCGACCAGCAGCCACACCGCGAACGGCAGCCAGATCCGCTCCACCTCCGCCTTGCTCAACCCGGACAGGTCCGCCGCGAGCACCACCACCGCCGCCGCGACCGGCAGCAACGCGGCAGGCCCGGCGGCGACCGCCGACCCGACGAGCCGGGCGTCGGGGCCGCGCGACGCGGGGCGGATCGCCGTCACCCCGGCCCGCACCGCCCGGACCAGCGCCGGCCCGCACGCCGGGCCGGCGGACAGCACCAGGGCCGCCAGGTTCGCCCACACCCAGTAGCCGTACGGGCGGTCGGTCGCCCAGCCCTGGTGGTACCGCTCCACCACCCGCTGGTAGCCGTCCCACCACCAGAACCCGGCCGACGTGAAGGCGGCCACGACCACGGTGACCCCGGCCACCCCGGACAGCAGCGCGACGACCCGGCCCGCCCGGCGCAGTGCCAGCACCACCAGCGCCAGCAGGCCGACCAGCACGAAGCCGTACGACAGATACAGCGCGAAGCCCAACGCCAACCCACCGGCGGCGGGGGCCAGCCGGCCGCGTACCGCCAGCAGCGCCAGGCCGGCCGCGACCACGCCGGCGAACAGCCCGTCCGCCGACGCCCCCACCCACACCGCTCCGGGCAGCAGCACCAGGAACGGCAGGACCGCGCGGGCGGTGGACTCGGCACCGAGCGCCCGTATCGCCACCGGCACCGAGACCGTGACGCTCGTGCCCACCAGTACGCAGACCAGCGCGGCGGCGGTGCCCCCGCCGAGCCCGATCCGGTCCAGCCCGACGAACACCAGCAGCGCGCCGGGCGGGTGGCCGGCGGTGTGGGTCGACCACGAGTCCGGCTGGAAGTCCAGGATGCGCCCGGCGAACCCGGCCAGCGCGGCGGGCACGTCCCGGATCCCGGGCACCTCGTGCAGGTACTCCGCCTGCACGGTGAGCCGCTCGGTGAACCCCGCCGACCAGCCGTCCACCAGCGACAGCGACAGCGTCCACGCCGTCGACGCCAGCCAGGCCGCGCCGAGCAGCGGACCCCAGCGGGCGACCCGCGCCCACCGCACCCCGGAGCCGACCACCACGACCGCCACCAGCACCGCGGCCGGCGTTCCCCAGCCGGCGTGCGGACGCCAGGTGGCGTACAGCGGGGCGGCGTCCGCGTGCAGACCGACCCCGCGCGCGTTGAGGATCGCCCCGACCGCCGCGGCGACGGCCACCAGCGCGACCTCGACGCCCAGCACGGTCAGGTCGCCCCGCTGCCGGCGGGTCGGCGTCCGCCCGGGCGCGGCGGGCCAGCTCGTGGTCGTTCCCATGCCGACCGGACGGTACGACCTCCCGGGCCCGTCGGCAGGTGAACGGCTGGATTGTCACCGTCCGGTGGGAACGATCCGCCGGAGCCGATCCGTAAGGTTCGATCTGCCGGCCGGCGCCCGGGTGGCGGCCTAGCGTCGGTGCTGTGCCCACAACCATTGACGTGGTTCTGCCGTGCCTCGACGAGGCCGCCGCCCTGCCCGGTGTCCTCACCACGCTGCCGCCTGGCTACCGGCCGATCGTGGTGGACAACGGCTCCCGGGACGGCTCGGCGCAGGTCGCCGCGCGGCACGGGGCTCGGGTGGTGCACGAGCCCCGGCGGGGCTACGGCGCGGCCGTGCACGCCGGGCTGCTGGCCGCCGACGCGGAGCTGGTCTGCGTCCTCGACGCCGACGGCTCCTTCGATCCGGCGGAACTGCCCGCCCTGGTCGACCCGGTCGCCCGGGGCGTCGCCGACCTGGCGGTGGGCCGGCGGCGACCCGTTTCCGCCGGGGTCTGGCCGTGGCACGCCCGCGCCGGCACCGCTCTCGTCGCGGCGCTGCTGCGCCAGCGGGGCGTGCCGTTGCGCGACCTCAGCCCGATCCGGGTGGCCCGCCGCGAGGCCCTGCTCGACCTCGGCGTCGCCGACCGGGCCTTCGGTTATCCCCTCGAACTGCTGATCCGTGCCGCCGCGGCCGGCTGGCGGATCCGGGAGCTGGACGTCAGCTACGCCCCGCGCGCCGCCGGCACCCGGTCCAAGGTCTCCGGCTCGGTACGCGGCACGTTGCGCGCCACCCGCGACTTCGCCGGGGTCCTGCGCACCGTGGGCCGGCCCCGGTGACCGTGCTGCTGGTGGTGGCCAAGGCGCCCGTGCCGGGGGCCGTGAAGACCCGGCTCTGCCCACCGGCCAGCCCCGACCAGGCGGCCCGGATCGCCGCCGCGGCGCTACGCGACACCCTCGAC
This region includes:
- a CDS encoding molybdopterin-dependent oxidoreductase; the encoded protein is MNAQSTPPAGDSPAGPRRAPRGRPGYGFPRRWWAVLAEHPPPGAATANRRWRSPLRGPWLTSVFAVVLLVGLPLVFLTGLLDYVAYAPRFGQAYPRDVGWLRLPPFDWPTRPSWLFRLTQGVHVGLGITLVPVVLAKLWSVLPKLFDWPPARSVAQVLERLSLLLLVGGILFEIATGLLDIQYAYLFGFDFYTAHYFGAWVFVAALVAHVALRSRRMLTALRSRPLRRELATGRAATRPEPPDPDGLVAARPRPATTSRRGALALVGGLSLLLAALTVGQHLDGPWRRTALLLPRGRQPGGGPTGFPVNRTAAAAGVQAADTGPGWRLTLRANGRAVTVDRAGLLAMAQHTVTLPIACVEGWSTVQTWSGVRLRDLAAHVRAGRIGAAHVRSLEKAGLFRQATLQANQVHDADALLALRVNGVDLTLDHGYPARVIVPALPGVHCTKWVTEIEFRGRTGG
- a CDS encoding NAD-dependent epimerase/dehydratase family protein, which translates into the protein MRILVTGAAGFIGSQVADLLAVEGHEVVALDALLPQAHGGELPEWSRRHAPVVGDVRDPGLLDRLLPGVDAVCHQAAMVGHGIDPSDAPGYASHNDYGTAVLLAAMHRAGVRRLVLASSMVVYGEGRYECARHRVVRPAPRRPADLAAGRYDPTCPECAGTLTPVLVREDAPLEPRSTYAASKLAQEHLAGAWARQTGGEVWALRYHNVYGPRMPRDTPYAGVASIFRSELAAGRPPRVLEDGRQRRDFVHVTDVARANLLALAAPSPEPLVPVNVCSGEPRTVGDLAAALAAAMAGPAPLIVGGARAADVRHVVADPRRATELLGYTARIGFADGIAAFATDPLREPAALPA
- a CDS encoding glycosyltransferase family 2 protein, with amino-acid sequence MPTTIDVVLPCLDEAAALPGVLTTLPPGYRPIVVDNGSRDGSAQVAARHGARVVHEPRRGYGAAVHAGLLAADAELVCVLDADGSFDPAELPALVDPVARGVADLAVGRRRPVSAGVWPWHARAGTALVAALLRQRGVPLRDLSPIRVARREALLDLGVADRAFGYPLELLIRAAAAGWRIRELDVSYAPRAAGTRSKVSGSVRGTLRATRDFAGVLRTVGRPR